Proteins encoded together in one Sinorhizobium meliloti window:
- a CDS encoding type II toxin-antitoxin system VapC family toxin, with translation MVIDTSAIAAIAFNEQEAGSFREKIAHDPVRLISAATALEAAMVIETRLGEAAGAELDLWLYKANVEIVAVTAEHMDQARRAWRRFGKGRHPAGLNFGDCFSYALAFLTNEPLLFKGSDFSQTDIPAA, from the coding sequence ATGGTAATCGACACATCCGCCATTGCCGCGATTGCCTTCAATGAACAGGAGGCCGGAAGTTTCCGCGAGAAAATCGCGCACGACCCGGTTCGGCTCATCTCCGCGGCAACCGCTCTGGAAGCAGCCATGGTAATCGAAACCCGGTTAGGCGAAGCTGCCGGCGCGGAACTTGACCTTTGGCTTTACAAGGCAAACGTGGAGATTGTTGCGGTAACCGCCGAGCATATGGACCAGGCCCGCCGTGCCTGGCGCCGTTTCGGCAAAGGCCGCCATCCGGCCGGTTTGAATTTCGGTGATTGTTTTTCCTACGCCCTAGCCTTTCTGACAAATGAACCGCTCCTGTTCAAGGGAAGTGATTTCTCGCAAACCGATATCCCGGCGGCGTAA
- a CDS encoding type II toxin-antitoxin system VapB family antitoxin, whose amino-acid sequence MALSIKDIETEQLARTLARRTGESITLATKRALEERLRRTDTAARRAALLEDLEAIQRRWNAMPVLDGRSSDDIIGYDEDGLPS is encoded by the coding sequence ATGGCGCTGAGCATCAAGGATATCGAAACCGAGCAGCTTGCCCGCACACTTGCCCGGCGGACCGGGGAATCCATCACGCTGGCCACCAAGCGTGCCCTCGAAGAACGATTGCGCCGAACCGACACCGCTGCCCGGCGCGCGGCCCTTCTGGAGGATCTGGAGGCCATTCAACGCCGCTGGAATGCCATGCCCGTCCTCGACGGTCGCAGCTCCGATGACATCATCGGTTATGACGAGGATGGACTCCCCTCATAA
- a CDS encoding monovalent cation:proton antiporter-2 (CPA2) family protein — protein METTTIIYSQALMLLAGAVIAAPLFKRLGLGTILGYLAAGILIGPVAQQITEGEEILHVSELGVVFLLFIIGLELKPSRLWQMRRDIFGLGTAQVVITGAVLSFLIAFSGLLGGAGSVVAGFGLALSSTAFAMQILEENNDTNTRYGQRAFSILLLQDLAIVPLLAIIPLMAAQAPEDTTTPIEDFAIAIAAVAALFAAGRYLLNPLFQVIARTGARDVMIAAALLVVMGAATMMQLAGLSMAMGAFLAGVLLAESSYRHELEADIEPFRGILQALFFMAVGLSLELQVVAENLLSIIIAVPVLMLVKSLVLYGLCRAAGSRHNDAVRIGLLLPQGGEFGFVLFTAAAAAGVFSQATSSLLVAIVTLSMALTPVAAMLSRRLMHKQDELAEEMEEDFEGAGADVLMIGFSRFAQIASQILLAGGRDVTIIDHSAARVRQAATFGFRIYFGDGTRLDVLRAAGIEKAKIVAVCTQKKEVTDKIIDLVHAEYPNARIFARSYDRLHTLELRARGVDYELRETFESGLLFGRKTLEALGVNGDEAIGIMDDIRRRDEARLVLQEAEGITAGRDMLHSRPVRPEPLVKPKREVTQPDDALPDLADETLEKAE, from the coding sequence ATGGAAACGACAACGATAATCTATTCTCAGGCGCTGATGCTGCTTGCCGGCGCCGTGATCGCAGCGCCGCTGTTCAAGCGTCTCGGGCTCGGCACCATCCTTGGTTACCTCGCCGCCGGCATCCTGATCGGTCCCGTCGCCCAGCAAATCACGGAAGGCGAAGAGATTCTGCATGTCTCGGAACTCGGCGTCGTCTTCCTGCTGTTCATCATCGGCCTCGAGCTGAAACCGTCGCGACTGTGGCAGATGCGGCGCGACATCTTCGGTCTCGGTACGGCACAGGTCGTGATCACCGGGGCCGTTCTTTCGTTCCTGATCGCGTTCAGCGGTCTTCTCGGAGGCGCCGGCAGCGTCGTCGCCGGCTTCGGCCTGGCGCTATCCTCCACGGCCTTCGCCATGCAGATCCTGGAGGAGAACAACGATACCAACACGCGCTATGGCCAGCGCGCCTTCTCCATTCTCCTGCTCCAGGACCTGGCGATCGTGCCTCTGCTTGCGATCATTCCGCTGATGGCGGCGCAGGCACCGGAGGATACGACCACGCCGATCGAGGACTTCGCGATCGCCATCGCCGCCGTGGCCGCGCTTTTCGCCGCCGGTCGCTATCTTCTCAATCCGCTCTTTCAGGTGATCGCGCGCACCGGCGCGCGCGACGTCATGATCGCAGCCGCGCTTCTCGTCGTCATGGGCGCGGCGACGATGATGCAACTCGCCGGCCTTTCCATGGCGATGGGCGCGTTCCTTGCAGGGGTGTTGCTGGCGGAATCGTCCTATCGTCACGAGCTGGAGGCCGACATCGAGCCATTCCGCGGCATCCTCCAGGCGCTTTTCTTCATGGCGGTCGGCCTGTCGCTCGAGCTCCAAGTGGTGGCAGAGAACCTGCTGAGCATCATCATCGCCGTTCCCGTGCTGATGCTGGTAAAGAGCCTCGTCCTTTACGGACTGTGCCGGGCCGCCGGCTCACGCCACAACGACGCCGTGCGCATCGGCCTGCTTCTGCCGCAGGGCGGCGAATTCGGCTTCGTGCTCTTCACCGCAGCCGCCGCGGCCGGCGTCTTCTCGCAAGCCACGTCCTCCCTGCTCGTCGCCATCGTCACGCTCTCCATGGCGTTGACACCCGTGGCAGCGATGCTCTCCAGGCGGCTGATGCACAAGCAGGACGAACTGGCCGAGGAAATGGAAGAGGATTTCGAGGGCGCCGGCGCCGACGTGCTGATGATCGGTTTTTCCCGCTTCGCCCAGATCGCTTCGCAGATCCTTCTCGCCGGCGGCCGCGATGTGACGATCATCGACCATTCCGCGGCGCGCGTGCGTCAGGCGGCCACATTCGGCTTCCGCATCTATTTCGGCGACGGCACACGCCTCGACGTCTTGCGAGCGGCCGGAATAGAGAAGGCGAAGATTGTCGCCGTGTGCACGCAGAAGAAGGAGGTCACGGACAAGATCATCGATCTCGTCCATGCCGAATACCCGAATGCCCGCATCTTCGCGCGCTCCTACGACCGCCTGCACACGCTGGAACTGCGCGCACGGGGTGTCGACTACGAATTGCGCGAGACGTTCGAGTCTGGTCTGCTTTTCGGCCGAAAGACGCTCGAGGCGCTCGGCGTGAACGGCGACGAAGCCATTGGCATCATGGACGATATACGCCGCCGCGACGAGGCAAGGCTGGTGCTCCAGGAAGCGGAGGGCATCACCGCCGGCCGCGACATGCTGCATTCAAGGCCCGTCCGGCCGGAACCGCTGGTAAAGCCGAAGCGTGAAGTCACTCAGCCTGACGATGCTCTGCCGGATCTTGCCGACGAGACGCTGGAAAAGGCGGAGTGA
- a CDS encoding TldD/PmbA family protein: MSETIDSAVLEQRAAELVDQARRAGADAADAVVVRGRSRSVSVRLGKVEATEASESDDFSLRVFVGRRVASVSANPGFDLKVLAERAVAMAKASPEDPYASLADPDHLAKSYPDLELFDNRDVSTEALTEAALAAEGAALSVTGVTNSSGAGASAGMGGLVLVTSHGFSGSYMATRFGCSVSAIAGEGTKMERDYDFDSRLYFDELRTAEDIGRVAGERAAARVNPRRVVTQKNVTVVFDPRVARGFVGHLAGAINGASVARKTSFLRDMMGKQIMKSGIAVTDDPLIVRGASSRPFDGEGVSGSKLSMVEDGVLRHWFLSTSAARELGLETNGRGVRGGPAVSPASTNLALEPGSVSRDDLIRGVGTGFYVTELIGQGVNMVTGEYSRGASGFWIENGEILYPVSEVTIASNLKQMFMALTPADDIDRKFGIAAPTLAIEGMTIAGT; this comes from the coding sequence ATGTCTGAGACGATCGATTCCGCCGTCCTCGAGCAACGTGCCGCCGAGCTTGTCGATCAGGCGCGCCGCGCCGGCGCGGATGCCGCGGATGCCGTGGTGGTGCGTGGCCGCTCCCGTTCGGTTTCGGTGCGGCTCGGCAAGGTGGAGGCGACGGAAGCTTCCGAGAGCGACGATTTCTCGCTCAGGGTCTTTGTCGGGCGGCGCGTCGCCAGTGTTTCCGCCAATCCGGGCTTCGACTTGAAGGTCCTGGCAGAGCGTGCGGTGGCGATGGCCAAGGCGTCGCCGGAGGATCCTTACGCATCGCTTGCCGACCCCGATCACCTGGCGAAGTCCTATCCGGATCTCGAACTTTTCGACAACCGGGACGTATCGACCGAAGCACTCACGGAGGCGGCGCTCGCCGCCGAAGGAGCCGCGCTTTCGGTCACAGGCGTCACCAATTCCAGCGGGGCGGGCGCATCGGCCGGCATGGGCGGGCTCGTGCTCGTCACGTCTCATGGTTTCTCCGGCTCCTATATGGCCACCCGTTTCGGCTGCTCCGTCAGCGCCATCGCCGGCGAAGGCACCAAGATGGAACGCGATTACGACTTCGACAGCCGCCTCTATTTCGATGAACTCCGCACTGCCGAGGACATCGGCCGGGTCGCCGGCGAGCGGGCGGCGGCGCGCGTCAACCCCCGCCGCGTCGTGACGCAGAAGAATGTGACGGTCGTTTTCGACCCGCGCGTCGCACGCGGCTTCGTCGGACATCTTGCGGGAGCCATCAACGGAGCGTCTGTCGCCCGCAAGACCAGCTTCCTGCGCGACATGATGGGCAAGCAGATCATGAAATCGGGCATTGCCGTTACCGACGATCCGTTGATCGTCCGCGGCGCCTCCTCGCGTCCTTTCGACGGGGAGGGGGTCAGCGGCTCGAAATTGTCGATGGTCGAGGATGGCGTGCTGCGCCATTGGTTCCTGTCCACGTCTGCGGCCAGGGAACTCGGCCTCGAGACCAACGGGCGCGGCGTTCGCGGCGGTCCGGCGGTCAGCCCGGCCTCCACCAATCTCGCCCTCGAGCCCGGCTCCGTCTCGCGCGACGATCTGATCCGCGGCGTCGGCACCGGCTTCTATGTCACCGAGCTCATCGGCCAGGGTGTCAACATGGTGACGGGCGAATATAGTCGCGGCGCCTCCGGCTTCTGGATTGAAAACGGCGAAATCCTCTATCCCGTTTCCGAGGTGACGATCGCCTCCAATCTCAAGCAGATGTTCATGGCGCTGACGCCGGCCGACGACATCGACAGGAAGTTCGGCATCGCCGCGCCGACGCTTGCGATCGAAGGCATGACGATCGCCGGAACTTGA
- a CDS encoding 3'(2'),5'-bisphosphate nucleotidase CysQ has translation MSETAHSIRPAWDEDLELILTAAVAAGDTALGYFRKTLDVRWKNEGRSPVSEADLAANDILKGRLLAARPDYGWLSEETDDDESRLVRETVFVVDPIDGTRAFIAGKDLWCVSVAVVHRGQPVAGVLYAPALDEIFQATRDGEAQKNGKAIAVREAASGKVLKVAAAEDVMGRLALPYRNRMMRVSHVPSLAYRLAMIADGRIDGTIVKRNSHDWDLAAADLILSRAGGALCSLDGEPLSYNRPTVTHGVLGAASGTALPALLAASRPLEPH, from the coding sequence ATGTCAGAAACAGCCCATTCGATCCGCCCGGCCTGGGACGAGGACCTCGAACTCATTCTTACCGCTGCAGTCGCGGCGGGCGACACTGCGCTCGGCTATTTCCGCAAGACGCTGGACGTCCGCTGGAAAAATGAGGGCCGTTCCCCCGTAAGCGAGGCCGACCTCGCCGCCAACGACATCCTCAAGGGGCGGCTGCTCGCCGCACGGCCGGACTATGGCTGGCTTTCGGAGGAGACCGACGACGACGAAAGCCGCCTCGTCCGCGAGACCGTCTTCGTCGTCGATCCCATCGACGGCACCCGGGCCTTCATCGCCGGCAAGGATCTCTGGTGCGTCAGCGTCGCCGTCGTCCACCGTGGTCAGCCTGTGGCCGGCGTTCTCTATGCGCCCGCCCTCGACGAGATATTCCAGGCGACCCGCGATGGCGAAGCGCAGAAGAACGGCAAGGCGATTGCCGTGCGGGAGGCGGCATCCGGCAAGGTGCTGAAGGTGGCGGCGGCCGAGGATGTCATGGGCAGGCTGGCATTGCCCTATCGCAACAGGATGATGCGTGTGTCGCACGTGCCGTCGCTCGCCTATCGCCTTGCGATGATCGCGGATGGCCGCATCGATGGAACGATCGTCAAGCGGAATTCGCACGATTGGGATTTGGCGGCCGCCGACCTCATCCTTTCGCGGGCCGGCGGGGCGCTTTGCAGTCTCGATGGCGAGCCTTTGTCCTACAACCGCCCGACTGTCACCCACGGCGTTCTGGGAGCGGCCTCGGGAACCGCGCTGCCGGCGTTGCTCGCCGCCTCCAGGCCGCTTGAGCCCCATTGA
- a CDS encoding DUF4170 domain-containing protein, giving the protein MAHDSEKKQRLHLVFGGELATLTDVQFRDLENLDIVGIFPDYESAHVAWKAKAQMTVDNAHMRYFIVHMHRLLDPEAK; this is encoded by the coding sequence ATGGCTCACGACTCCGAGAAAAAACAACGGCTGCACCTCGTCTTCGGCGGCGAATTGGCAACGCTCACCGACGTGCAGTTTCGCGATCTGGAAAATCTGGATATCGTCGGCATCTTCCCGGACTACGAGAGCGCGCATGTCGCCTGGAAAGCCAAGGCTCAGATGACCGTCGACAATGCGCATATGCGCTATTTCATCGTCCACATGCATCGCCTGCTCGATCCGGAAGCGAAGTAA
- the waaA gene encoding lipid IV(A) 3-deoxy-D-manno-octulosonic acid transferase, protein MSSLRARLALSGYRWLGTAVYPFFWSYLALRAAKGKEDPARRRERYGYASAPRPQGPLVWFHAASVGETNAVTPLIKEIRRRGIAVVLTTGTTTSARVAAERLGSAVVHQYVPLDFKPAVSRFLEYWQPDLAIIAESEIWPMTIIELGRRHIPQVLVNGRLSDRTFARWRRRPSLADALFENLALVIAQSDVDAERFRTLGALPVTVSGNLKVDNDAPPHDPRDLREYRQQIGARKTWAAISTFEGEENAAGTVHQALKERTGLLTIIVPRHPERCDAIEAALVAKGLTVARRTRGDPVTPEVDILLGDTIGEMGLYLRLTEVAFVGRSLFAEGGQNPLEPAMLGCAVLSGGNVQNFRETYQMLAKNGSAKIVRDTEMLAKGVNYLLANDDMRRSMIDAGLETVQQMRGALTATMKGLDPYINPLVVKARLEPRPEA, encoded by the coding sequence ATGAGCAGCCTGCGCGCAAGGCTGGCACTTTCCGGCTATCGCTGGCTCGGAACGGCCGTCTATCCCTTCTTCTGGTCCTATCTTGCGCTCCGCGCGGCGAAGGGCAAGGAGGACCCGGCACGCCGGCGCGAACGCTATGGCTATGCTAGTGCGCCGCGGCCCCAGGGCCCTCTCGTCTGGTTTCACGCCGCCAGTGTCGGAGAGACGAATGCAGTCACTCCGCTGATCAAGGAAATCCGCCGCCGCGGCATCGCCGTGGTGCTGACCACCGGTACGACGACCTCGGCGCGGGTCGCCGCGGAGCGATTGGGCTCGGCCGTCGTGCACCAGTACGTGCCGCTCGATTTCAAGCCGGCGGTGAGCCGTTTTCTGGAATATTGGCAGCCGGATCTGGCGATCATCGCCGAATCGGAAATCTGGCCGATGACGATCATCGAGCTCGGCAGGCGCCATATTCCGCAGGTACTGGTCAATGGCCGTCTTTCCGACCGCACCTTCGCCCGATGGAGGCGCCGGCCGTCGCTTGCCGATGCTCTCTTCGAAAATCTCGCGCTCGTCATCGCTCAGTCCGATGTCGATGCGGAGCGTTTCCGCACTCTGGGTGCGCTCCCGGTTACGGTCTCCGGCAACCTCAAGGTGGACAACGACGCGCCGCCGCACGATCCCAGAGACCTGCGCGAATACCGCCAGCAGATCGGTGCACGAAAGACCTGGGCTGCGATCTCGACCTTCGAGGGGGAGGAGAATGCGGCCGGGACCGTCCACCAGGCGCTTAAGGAGAGAACCGGCCTGCTGACGATCATCGTTCCTCGCCATCCGGAGCGTTGCGACGCGATCGAGGCTGCCCTGGTCGCGAAGGGGTTGACCGTCGCGCGCCGCACGCGCGGCGATCCGGTCACACCGGAAGTCGACATTCTACTCGGCGATACGATCGGCGAAATGGGGCTCTATCTGAGGCTGACGGAAGTCGCTTTCGTCGGACGTTCGCTTTTCGCCGAGGGCGGTCAGAACCCGCTCGAGCCGGCCATGCTCGGCTGCGCGGTGCTTTCCGGCGGGAATGTGCAGAATTTCCGCGAGACCTACCAGATGCTCGCGAAGAACGGCAGCGCCAAGATCGTGCGCGACACGGAGATGCTCGCCAAGGGGGTCAACTACCTGCTCGCCAACGACGACATGCGTCGCTCGATGATCGATGCCGGACTCGAAACCGTGCAACAGATGCGGGGCGCGCTGACGGCGACGATGAAGGGCCTCGACCCCTACATCAACCCGCTTGTGGTGAAGGCGCGGCTGGAGCCGCGCCCCGAAGCTTGA
- a CDS encoding HAD family hydrolase, which yields MPATKPIAGILFDKDGTLLDYVKSWVPVNYELARIAAKGNESLARVLLQAGGMDPETGYVVPDSLLAAGNTVEIATGMVGAGAPFTVEELTALFDGLFAQSAHYAVPVTDLASFFAGLHAKGYRLGVASSDNERSIRETARRFGFEDYLHYVAGYDSGYGTKPEPGMVLGFCAATGLAPDEVAVVGDNNHDMHMGRSAGVGMTVAVLTGTGSRQSLAASCDHCLADITELEAVLTN from the coding sequence ATGCCCGCAACGAAACCGATCGCCGGCATATTGTTCGACAAGGACGGCACCCTTCTCGACTACGTGAAGAGCTGGGTGCCGGTGAATTACGAGCTGGCGCGGATCGCCGCCAAGGGCAATGAGAGCCTTGCGCGTGTCCTCCTTCAGGCGGGCGGGATGGACCCGGAGACCGGATATGTCGTTCCCGACAGCCTGCTTGCGGCCGGGAATACGGTGGAGATTGCCACCGGCATGGTCGGCGCCGGCGCGCCGTTTACCGTAGAAGAATTGACGGCGCTGTTCGACGGGCTCTTTGCACAATCCGCGCATTATGCCGTGCCGGTGACCGATCTCGCGTCCTTTTTTGCCGGGCTGCACGCGAAAGGCTACCGGCTCGGCGTCGCCTCCAGCGATAACGAGCGCTCGATCCGGGAAACCGCCAGACGCTTCGGTTTCGAGGACTACCTTCATTACGTCGCCGGCTACGATAGCGGCTATGGCACAAAGCCGGAGCCCGGCATGGTGCTCGGGTTTTGCGCCGCAACGGGGCTTGCACCCGACGAGGTGGCCGTAGTCGGCGACAACAATCACGACATGCATATGGGCCGCAGTGCCGGCGTCGGCATGACGGTTGCCGTTTTGACCGGCACCGGATCGCGCCAGTCGCTTGCCGCGTCTTGCGACCACTGCCTCGCCGATATTACCGAGCTGGAAGCGGTGCTCACGAACTGA
- the lpxK gene encoding tetraacyldisaccharide 4'-kinase, with the protein MVSEAPPFWWTKADWRAYALWPFSWVYGRIAGMRMDRARRATSAVPLICIGNFTVGGAGKTPTAIAIARAARARGLKPAFLSRGYGGSLDVTTVVDPEHHRARDVGDEPLLLAREALTVICRRRVDGARKLAAEGADIIIMDDGFQSARLVFDFALLVVDSGRGIGNGHLVPSGPVRAPIGNQLRHANALLKLGHGSAADSLVRQAARAGKPVYVAETVRTDTGPLDGVKVLAWAGIADPEKFFKTVRETGAVIEETRTFPDHHHFSEDEIADLIDRAASRGYTLVTTAKDMVRLEPGHGRAGELAAKSRVIEIEVRFDDPTAPGAIIDATLASARARRLRERKTG; encoded by the coding sequence ATGGTTTCAGAAGCGCCCCCGTTCTGGTGGACCAAGGCCGACTGGCGCGCCTATGCTCTTTGGCCCTTTTCCTGGGTTTACGGCCGGATCGCCGGGATGCGCATGGACCGGGCGCGCCGGGCGACCTCCGCCGTGCCGCTGATCTGCATCGGCAACTTCACCGTCGGCGGAGCCGGAAAGACCCCGACGGCGATCGCGATTGCACGTGCCGCCAGGGCGCGGGGCCTGAAGCCCGCTTTCCTGAGCCGCGGCTATGGCGGGTCGCTGGACGTCACGACGGTGGTCGACCCCGAGCACCATCGCGCGCGCGACGTCGGCGACGAACCGCTGCTGCTTGCCCGCGAGGCCCTCACCGTGATCTGTCGACGCAGGGTGGATGGTGCACGCAAGCTTGCTGCGGAAGGCGCCGATATCATCATCATGGATGATGGCTTCCAGAGTGCCCGGCTCGTCTTCGATTTCGCCCTTCTGGTGGTCGATTCCGGCCGCGGCATCGGCAATGGCCATCTCGTGCCTTCCGGCCCGGTTCGGGCGCCGATCGGCAATCAGCTGCGCCATGCCAACGCTCTCCTGAAACTCGGCCACGGCTCCGCCGCCGATTCTCTCGTCCGCCAGGCGGCACGGGCCGGCAAGCCCGTCTATGTGGCCGAAACGGTGCGCACGGATACAGGGCCGCTCGACGGCGTCAAGGTCCTTGCCTGGGCCGGGATCGCCGATCCGGAAAAGTTCTTCAAGACCGTTCGCGAGACCGGCGCGGTGATCGAAGAGACCCGGACCTTCCCGGATCACCACCATTTCTCCGAAGACGAGATTGCCGATCTGATCGACCGTGCCGCAAGCCGAGGCTATACGCTGGTGACCACCGCCAAGGACATGGTTCGCCTGGAGCCCGGACACGGACGGGCAGGGGAACTGGCCGCGAAAAGCCGCGTGATCGAGATCGAGGTGCGCTTCGACGATCCGACAGCGCCGGGTGCTATCATCGACGCGACACTTGCCTCCGCCCGCGCCCGCCGATTGCGCGAGCGCAAGACGGGTTAG
- a CDS encoding DUF2093 domain-containing protein gives MMNRFEGNSSREAKIRYLDGDFQVVLAGSHVICAVTGKPVPVDELRYWSVARQEAYADADASLEAERRAGGLAGQA, from the coding sequence ATGATGAACCGTTTTGAAGGAAACTCCTCCCGGGAGGCGAAAATCCGCTATCTCGACGGAGACTTCCAAGTCGTACTTGCCGGCTCGCACGTGATCTGTGCCGTTACGGGCAAGCCCGTTCCGGTCGATGAACTCAGGTACTGGAGCGTCGCGCGCCAGGAGGCTTACGCCGACGCGGATGCCTCGCTCGAAGCGGAACGACGCGCCGGCGGCCTGGCGGGTCAGGCTTGA
- the mutL gene encoding DNA mismatch repair endonuclease MutL, producing the protein MAIKQLSETLINQIAAGEVIERPASAAKELIENALDAGATRIEIATAGGGKTLLRVTDNGIGMSPADLELAIRRHCTSKLDDSLADIRTLGFRGEALPSIGSVARLSITTRTAEAREGAAITVTGGRSEPARPSAAIVGTVVEVRDLFFATPARLKFMKSEKAEAAAISEVVRRMAIAFPRVRFVLSGSDRTTLEFPATGDDRLARMAQVLGRDFRDNAIEIDAEREDARLTGFAGVPTFNRGNSLQQYAFVNGRPVQDKLIMSAIRAAYAETIPQGRYPIAVLSITLDPALVDVNVHPAKSDVRFRDPGLIRGLIIGAIREALAREGDRAATTGTHGLMRAFRPEFHRADRPQEPWTAAVSPYRPLRFDEAARSFAEAPQAAFSDFAQPSARSAAAVEATRADDGRAVSFPLGAARAQLHENYIVAQTDDGLVIVDQHAAHERLVFETMRTALHARPVPAQALLIPEIVDLPEDDCDRLIAHAQEFTRLGLAIERFGPAAIAVRETPAMLGEMDAAGLVRQLADELAEWDTAGGLAGRLEYLAATMACHGSVRSGRRLRTEEMNALLRQMEATPGSGQCNHGRPTYIELKLADIERLFGRS; encoded by the coding sequence ATGGCCATCAAGCAACTTTCTGAAACGCTCATCAATCAGATCGCCGCCGGCGAAGTCATCGAACGACCGGCGAGCGCCGCGAAGGAACTGATCGAGAACGCGCTCGATGCGGGCGCGACGAGGATCGAGATCGCGACCGCCGGTGGCGGCAAGACGCTCCTCAGGGTCACCGACAACGGCATCGGCATGTCGCCGGCCGATCTCGAACTGGCGATCCGCCGCCATTGCACCTCCAAGCTCGACGACAGCCTCGCCGATATCCGGACGCTCGGTTTCCGCGGCGAAGCCCTGCCCTCGATCGGATCGGTCGCGCGCCTGTCGATCACCACGAGGACGGCGGAGGCCCGGGAAGGCGCGGCGATCACGGTCACCGGCGGCAGGAGCGAGCCCGCCCGTCCGTCGGCCGCTATCGTAGGCACCGTGGTCGAGGTGCGCGACCTCTTCTTCGCGACCCCGGCGCGGCTGAAATTCATGAAGTCGGAAAAGGCCGAGGCGGCTGCGATCTCGGAAGTCGTCCGGCGTATGGCGATCGCCTTTCCGAGAGTGCGTTTCGTGCTTTCCGGCTCCGATCGCACGACGCTCGAATTCCCAGCAACAGGCGACGACCGGCTGGCGCGGATGGCGCAAGTGCTCGGCCGCGACTTCCGCGACAATGCCATCGAGATCGACGCCGAGCGCGAGGATGCGCGGCTGACGGGCTTTGCCGGCGTGCCGACCTTCAACCGCGGCAATTCGCTTCAGCAATATGCGTTCGTCAATGGCCGGCCGGTCCAGGACAAGCTGATCATGTCCGCGATCCGCGCCGCCTATGCCGAGACCATTCCGCAGGGGCGCTACCCGATCGCGGTGCTGTCGATCACGCTCGATCCGGCTCTCGTCGACGTCAATGTCCATCCGGCAAAATCGGACGTGCGCTTCCGCGATCCCGGACTGATCCGCGGCTTGATCATCGGCGCCATCCGCGAGGCGTTGGCGCGTGAGGGAGACCGGGCGGCGACGACCGGGACCCATGGGCTGATGCGCGCCTTCCGTCCCGAGTTCCACCGGGCAGACCGGCCGCAGGAACCCTGGACGGCCGCCGTCTCGCCCTATCGGCCGCTGCGCTTCGACGAGGCCGCGCGGAGTTTTGCAGAAGCACCCCAGGCGGCCTTCTCCGATTTCGCCCAGCCGTCCGCGCGCAGCGCCGCCGCCGTCGAGGCGACGCGCGCCGACGATGGACGGGCGGTTTCCTTCCCGCTTGGTGCCGCCCGCGCCCAGCTTCATGAAAACTATATCGTCGCCCAGACCGACGACGGGCTCGTGATCGTCGACCAGCACGCCGCCCATGAGCGTCTCGTCTTCGAGACGATGCGAACGGCGCTCCACGCCCGCCCGGTACCGGCGCAGGCGCTGCTGATCCCCGAGATCGTCGACCTGCCGGAAGACGATTGCGACCGGCTGATTGCGCATGCGCAGGAATTCACGCGCCTGGGACTGGCCATCGAGCGTTTCGGCCCCGCGGCGATCGCCGTCCGCGAAACGCCGGCGATGCTCGGAGAAATGGACGCCGCCGGACTGGTTCGCCAGCTTGCCGACGAGCTTGCGGAATGGGATACGGCCGGTGGGCTCGCCGGCCGGCTCGAATATCTCGCCGCCACCATGGCCTGCCACGGCTCGGTGCGCTCGGGCCGCCGGTTGCGCACCGAAGAGATGAACGCTCTGCTTCGCCAGATGGAGGCCACGCCCGGCTCCGGGCAGTGCAATCACGGCCGGCCGACCTATATCGAGCTGAAGCTGGCTGACATCGAGCGGCTTTTCGGGCGGAGCTGA